In the Mya arenaria isolate MELC-2E11 chromosome 11, ASM2691426v1 genome, one interval contains:
- the LOC128209801 gene encoding dynein light chain Tctex-type protein 2B-like → MESKLSKEVLRAHNASESGSHDAASRLDVLSHKTPMRERAGTMMSESSTGTGHGRLKLQRLRHKIKLFGGSFSKSGSESQVTKHYENTYRIEPREGKHFATKKAEDIIHTVLESYLKGKSYDSKKCAILSKSLAELIKERIKASGCERYKIISHVMILENGGQSMRHVSRCLWNKDTDNYATATFETQDFIAVGSVFASYYD, encoded by the coding sequence ATGGAAAGTAAGCTTAGCAAGGAAGTACTCCGAGCGCATAACGCATCCGAGAGTGGCAGCCACGACGCCGCCAGCCGCCTAGACGTCCTCTCCCATAAAACGCCCATGCGTGAGCGCGCCGGAACGATGATGAGTGAGAGCTCCACCGGAACCGGCCACGGGAGGCTGAAATTACAGCGTCTGAGACACAAGATCAAGCTTTTTGGAGGCTCGTTCTCAAAGAGTGGCTCGGAATCGCAGGTCACAAAACATTACGAAAACACGTACCGAATCGAGCCACGAGAGGGGAAGCATTTCGCGACAAAGAAAGCAGAGGATATTATTCACACTGTTTTAGAGAGTTATTTAAAAGGAAAGAGTTATGATTCAAAGAAGTGCGCCATATTGTCGAAAAGCTTAGCTGAGCTCATAAAGGAACGCATAAAGGCGTCAGGATGCGAACGCTACAAGATCATATCCCACGTGATGATACTGGAGAATGGAGGACAGAGCATGCGTCACGTCAGTCGATGCTTGTGGAACAAAGACACAGACAATTACGCCACGGCGACGTTTGAGACGCAGGATTTTATAGCCGTTGGATCTGTGTTTGCCTCATACTATGACTAG